aatcgatgtaataatcgacagattaatcgattatcaaattagttgtagccttaatatatatatatatatatatatatatatatatatatatatatatatatatatatatatatatatatatatatatatatatatatatatatatatatatataatttggatAAACAACAAACATTGATAGgataaaataacacatttttgatACTAGGtttaaataaaatgcactgttgaTATAATAGGgtaaaataacatgtaatattgaatATTAGGACAAAACATACTTTTACTGATATTAGGATAAGATAACATTAATGTTAATAGCATAAAACGATAGTAGGAAAAAAATAAcaccatttttaatacaaaatccCCTGATTATTAGGATGGAATAATATTGAAATTAAGATAAAACCATTGTTACGATTATCAGGAAAAGTAACACTATTATTGATATTAGGACATAACACAATTACTGTATTAGGAtaacattatattgttattaaGATAGAACCGTTATAATTATTAGGACATAATATAATGATTATTGACAAAATAACatgcattattgatattattaggttaaaataacattattattaggcaaaaaaaaaacccaccaaatATATAATTGTTATGACAAAATAACATGACattttcaggggaaaaaaatgcatatattggaacaaaattatatttattgttaatatatattattatataacattattattaaaaatacgTTATGAAGACATAACTAATATTATTATGGGAGAAACTATTAATATGGAAAAATATTGATTGTTGACATAACATCAAAATCAATAttaatttttaggaaaactattaTTATGcaggccaaataaaatgtattattattattagcagaaAATAAAATGAATGATTGTTGTACATCACTTTTGAGTGAGTTATGTTCAAACCCAAAGGAGTGAGCACGTCTTAGCTCCACCTAGCGGACATTTGGAATGAAGACAGAAAAACACGTCTTCTTCTCCTTGTAGGCCACTCACGGGAAATGCTAGGGTTATTTTTGGTaacccaatttatgggttgcTAGTGTCGAGTTaagttttgaaattatttttatgaagagcaacccatttttggggttataagggaAATTATTTCAACTCAATtgctgggttttcaaaatgataaaccatttttgggttgtttttcaatgagtaacccatttttggttaagaatctttttcttttttttttttaattaaaaagtcaCTTTTCTCTTGAAGgggattttattatggattaatctcattaacattatttaaaggcctactgaaatgatttaaaaaaaaaaaaatctaaacggggatagcagatccattctatgtgtcatacttgatcatttcgcgatattgccatatttttgctgaaaggatttagtagagaacatcgacgataaagttgcaacttttgctcgctgatcaaaaaaaagccttgcctgtaccggaagtagcgtgacgtcaccggaggaaggacttctcacaattccccgttgtttacaatggagcgagagagattcggaccgagaaagcgacgattaccccattaatttcagcgaggatgaaagatttgtggatgaggaacgttagagtgaaggactagaatgcagtgcaagacatatctttttttcgctctgaccgtaacttaggtactagctggctcattggattccacactttctcctttttctattgtggatcacggatttgtattttaaaccacctgggatactatatcctcttgaaaatgagagtcgagaacgcgaaatggacatttaaagtgacttttatctccacgacaatacatcggcgaaacactttagctacgagctaatgtgatagcatcgtgcttaactgcatatagaaacaaaagaaataaacccctgactggaaggatagataggaaatcaacgatactattaaaccgtggacatgtaaatacacggttaatgctttccaggctagcaaagcttaacaatgctgttgctaacgacgccattgaagctaacttagcaaccggacctcacagagttatgctaaaaacattagctgcgttccagcgatcgacggtgcaacgaaggacttcacccgatcacagatgcggttggcggcccggaaagaggaagttaaggtgagtttggcggctagcacgtctgctatccatctctcacagctttcttctttgcagtctccattgttcattaaacaaattgcaaaagattcaccaacacagatgtccagaatactgtggaagtttgggatgaaaacaagagttttttgtattggattcaatgggtccgcattagagatgtccgataatatcggcctgccgatattatcggccgatatatgcgttaaaatgtaatatcggaaattatcggtatcgtttttttttattatcggtatcgtttttttgttgttttttttttttttttttattaaatccacataaaaaacacaagatacacttacaattagtgcaccaaccccaaaaacctccctcccccatttacactcattcacacaaaagggttgtttctttctgttattaatattctgcttcctacattatatatcaatatatatcaatacagtctgcaagggatacagtccgtaagcacacatgattgtgcgtgctgctgctccactaatagtactaacctttaacagttaattttactacttttcattcattactagtttctatgtaactctttttatattgttttactttcttttttattcaagaaaatgtttttaatttatttatcttactttaatatttttttaaaaaagtaccttatcttcaccatacctggttgtccaaattaggcataataatgtgttaattccacgactgtatatatcggttgatatcggtatcggttgatatcggtatcggtaattaaagagttggacaatatcggatatcggcaaaaagccattatcggacatccctggtccgcatacttccgtaccaacccttgacgtcacgcgcatacgtcagcatgaaaaaacgttttcaagcggaagtgtggcgggaaatttaaaatgtcactttataagttcacccggccgtatcggcatgtgtcgcaatgttacgatttcatcattgatattagggctgcaaaaactaatcgattaaatttgattataaaaatagttgcagattaatttagtcatcgattcgttggatctatgctatgcgcatgcgcagaggctttaaaaaaaaaaaaaaaaaatttttatttttaaaaaaaacaaaaaccctttatttataaacaacaacatgtacaaacagctgagaaacaataatcaaattaagtatggtgccagtatgcagttttttttcaataaaatactggaaaggatagaaatgtagtttgtctcttttatccgattattaatcgattaatcgaagtaataatcgacagattaatcgatgatcaaattaatcgttagttgcagccctaattgatatataaactatcagactgcgtggtcgctagtagtggctttcagtaggcctttaacaacacgATATTTTGACCTCGGTgtttgtcaaatcctagttacggccccgtttttaacatgatttttttgttatagCGACGCCATGTTTTATACTGCGCGAACGTTGAGGTTAATTTAGCagggaaaaaaacatcaaagagGAGCATCAACGttttgttttccaaaataaaattggtacaaAAACGGGATTTCTCTACATCGCAATGACTTGCCATCTACTCAATTTTATAGAAGTTTGtagcatacataaaaaatattctCGGTTCTTTCACGCATATTacagttgagacatttttcaagatggctTCCTGAATGTtatagaaagtatgagaatgtatgagctgctgcctgctcttctttacttatataataatgtaatatttgtcaagacatttaaagttaaagtacccactaggtgtggcgaaattattctctgcattcgactcatcacccttgatcaccccctggaaggggaggtgaggggagcagtgagcagcagtggtggccgtgcccgggaataatttttggtgattcaacccccaattccaacccttgatgctgagtgtcaagactagggatgtccgataatggcttttttgccgatatccgatattgtccaactcttaattaccgataccgatatatacagtcgtggattattatgcctaatttggacaaccaggtatggtaaaaataaggtcctttttaaaaaagataattaaataaaataagttttaaaaaatttaaaaaaaattcttgaataaaaaagaaagtaaaacaatataaaaagagttacatagaaactagtaatgaatgaaaagtagtaaaattaactgttaaaggttagtactattagtggagcagcagcacgcacaatcatgtgtgcttacggactgtatcccttgcagactgtattgatatatattgatatataatgtaggaagcagaatattaataacagaaagaaacaacccttttgtgtgaatgagtgtaaatgggggaggttttttgggttggtgcactaattgtaagtgtatcttgtgtttttttctgttgatttaattaaaaaaatttaaaaaagataccgataataaaaaaccgataatgataatttccgatattacattttaaagcatttatcggccgatatcggacatctctagtcaagacacaatgttttggtttttggcAGAGACATATTTTCAGTCCATCCATCTCTGTGCAGTTATTTGATTGAATGACGGAACATGAAAGTCGTGGCGCAAGGAGAGAAGGACCAAAACTGGATTTTCCGGCAAAAATTCTAAAGTGGAGAATTACTGCAGGCGAGCAAGAAGGAGAGAACAAAACAAACACCCTGTCAGgtatcaaaacatatttggggagaattattgacaatgagagtacatttttaatttttggcAGCAAAAAGAGAACTTTTCTCATGCAGGACAAAATGGCTGGTGCTGGTGCACTgcttattattactatctacttcacatTTCATTAAATACTGCTATCATATGCCAAATATCGGCGCCGACAACGCCGATATTTAGGTCTCTAGTGAAGAGATGAATCAAATACAGTATTAACGTTGTGAGAATTAGGCTCCGCCCTCTCGGTACACTGCAAAGAATACGTCCCAGATTAGAAACAAAGaatcattttaattaaaaaaagctttTTCAATCAAAATATGCGTTGTTGCTGCAATGGAGGATGACGATGTGCCTTCATCATGTTCCACAACACACACATGATTGTAGCGTGACGTAAAAGCGTGTCATCCAGCGGGGGGCGCCGTCTTCCAGCTAGGAGAGGCGCCGTGAAGAGTCCAGGTGGCGAAAGGTTCAAAGTCTTTATGTCAGCAGAACCTCGGCGCCATGCGGTAAAAATGCGTCGCCGAGTCAAGAGTCCCGCCTCCGGCGCTAATTCTCCACGGGCGTGGGCTCCTGCCGCGGTTCCTCCGCCGGGTCCGGCCCGGACGTCTCGGCCCTCCGCGCCGGCGTGGAAGGCGGCTGGCTGAGGATGACCTGCACCACGTAGTCCCGCGAGATGTTGAGCTGGTCTAAACGCAGTCTGTCCGTCAGCGGGCGACCCGAGAAGAACCAGCGCTGGGTGGCGGCGGCCACGCCCTCCTGACTTTGGAGGCGGCGTTTCATCATGCCCACCGTGTCTACGGATCGCACCGGGAGCCGGAGATCGCGGCCCGTGGAGAGGCGCAGCCGCAGCTGGAAGTCCCCGGCCGCGCCGCCGTCGCCCCCCGCCGAGGCGTCGGCGCCGCCGGAGTCCGGGTCGGAGCCGTCGGGTTCGTCCGAGCGCTCCTCGATCATGTTGACGGGCGGTGACAGGCAGTAGACGGGCAGCTGGTAGCGGTTCCCCAGCTCGTCGTAACATTCCGTCAGAGCTCCTGCGGGGGAGAACACGAGTCGGGTCACGCCGCGAGAGCGATGCATGCTGGGTATCGGGTCACGCCACGAGAGCGATGCATGCTGGGTATCGGGTCACGCCACGAGAGCGATGCATGCTGGGTATCGGGCACACTGACCGTGCGGCAGGGTGATGCTGGCGCCGTCCAGTATGGCCTGGGCCAGCTGGTGGTCGTGGCTCTCGAAGGCGCTGGCGGCCGCACGCAGCGCGTCCCAGATCTCCTTGCGGCCCTCGAAGGCCGGCGCCGTGTCCCAGAACTCATCTCGCTTGCTGCGCAGCTGGCCCTCCGTCATCGGGTAGTCGCTCTTCCATTTTGGACGCTCGCGCTTCAGAGGTTGGTTCCGCCCGAGCGCCACTGCAGGGAGACCATCCGTTACTGAATCGACCCGGTCCGATCAATCaatcggggacggcgtggcgcggttgggagagtggccgtgccagcaacctgagggttcctggtccgatccccaccttctaccaacctcgtcacgtttcgttgtgtccttgagcaagacacttcacccttgcgcagtgtttcccataaactgccaagatacctgtggcggtgggggcgtggctatgggcgtggtcaccatgacatcatcgagtaatttgcataatttattacaatgatttgattttctctaaaaaggctcaaaaaatgtatacttactaattaataataacagttttgttttaaacgtccatccatcattccattttacaatataattacaacactttatgtacatatttatatacagatttgaacaataagttattcactgaaatatatttattaattgtggttcttacaaaaaatatatcttataaaatataaaagctaaaatgtctcttaaagctctgcccctttaattagtgcatactaaataatttaactttagcctactactacaagcatattatttaccagcaacataaagtgaaacagaggcagaggtgtcctgccacagtcagtaacaaataaacagaaaacagtagtggtggtagatagacacagagcttcatcaaacatctgatccactgaacaaagagtggccgtgccagcaacctgagggttcctggttcgatccacaccttctaccaacctcgtcacgtttggtaccggtaccaaaatattggtatcgggacaacactagtatgttcactatcttatttgatgacaacattgttctttgattgcaataagaaacatgttttaatgtatcataatattatttgttcaaataaagccaatattgacatttttggtggttccctttattttgaaatgtatcgtaagacattttggtaccggtagcaaaatattggtatccggacaacactagtatgttcactatcttatttaatgacaacattgttctttgattgtagtaagaaacatgttttaatgtatcataatattatttgttaaaatacagccaatattgacattttttgtggttccctaattttgaaaagcatcgaaatacatttaggtaccggtaccaaaatattggtatccggacaacactagtatgttcactatcttatttaatgacaacattgttctttgattgcaataagaaacatgttttaatgtatcataagattttttgtgaaaataaagccaatattgacatttttggtggttccttttattttgaaaagaatcaaaatacattttggtaccggtaccaaaatattggtatcgggacaacactagtatgttcactatcttatttaatgacaacattgttCTTTGACTGCAATACAAAACATACgattttttgtgaaaataaagccattattgacattttttgtggttccctttattttgaaaagcatcgaattacattttggtaccggtaccaaaatattggtatcgggacaacactagtatgttcaatatcttatttaatgacaacattgttctttgattgtagtaagaaacatgttttaatgtatcataagattatttgttaaaatacagccaatattgacattttttgtggttccctttattttgaaaagcatcgaaatacatttaggtaccagtaccaaaatattggtatcaggacaacactagtatgttcactatcttatttaatgacaacattgttctttgattgcaattagaaacatgttttaatgtatcataagattttttgtgaaaataaagccaatattgacatttttggtggttccttttattttgaaaagaatcaaaatacattttggtaccggtaccaaaatattggtatcgggacaacactagtatgttcaatatcttatttaatgacaacattgttctttgattgcaatacaaAACATACGATTTTTTGGAAAAATAAAGCCATtattgaaattttttgtggttccctttattttgaaaagcatcgaattacattttggtaccggtaccaaaatattggtatcgggacaacactagtatgttcactatcttatttaatgacaacattgttctttgactgtagtaagaaacatgttttaatgtatcataatattatttgttaaaatagagccaatattgacattttttgtagttccctttattttgaaaagcatcgaaatacatttaggtaccggtaccaaaatattggtatccggacaacactagtatgtccACTATCTTAGTTAATGAcaacattgttctttgattgcaattagAAACATGTTTTAATGTATCATGagattttttgtgaaaataaagccaatattgacatttttgtggttccctttattttgaaaagaatcaaaatacattttggtactggtaccaaaatattggtatcgggacaacactagtgtgttcCATATCTTATTTAATGACACAattcttctttgattgcaatacaaaacataacattttttgtgaaaataaagccaatattgacatttttggtggttccctttattttgaaaagaatcaaaatacattttggtaccggtaccaaaatattggtatttggACCacactagtatgttcactatcttatttaatgacacaattcttctttgattgcaatatgaaacatgtttaaagtatcataagattttttgttcaaataaagccaatattgacatttttggtggttccctttattttgaaaagtattgagataccttttggtactggtaccaaaatatcggtatcgggacaacactagtatgttcactatcttatttaacgacacaattgttctttgattgcaatacgaAACATGATTAATGCATcataatattttttgtaaaataaagccaatattgacattttttgtggttccctttattttgaaaagcatcgaattatattttggtaccagtacaaaaatattggtatcaggacaacactagtatgttcAATATCTTAATTAATGACACAattcttctttgattgcaatacaaAACATACgattttttgtgaaaataaagccattattgacattttttgtggttccctttattttgaaaagcatcgaattacattttggtaccggtaccaaaatattggtattcggacaacactagtatgttcactatcttatttaatgacacaattcttctttgattgcaatatgaaacatgtttaatgcatcataagattttttgttcaaataaagccaatattgacatttttggtggttccctttattttgaaaagtatcgagataccttttggtactggtaccaaaatattggtatcgggacaacactagtatgttcactatcttatttaacgACACAattcttctttgattgcaatacgaAACATGATTAATGCATcataatattttttgtaaaataaagccaatattgaaattttttgtggttccctttattttgaaaagcatcgaattatattttggtaccagtacaaaaatattggtatcgggacaacactagtatgttcactatcttaattaatgacacaattcttctttgattgcaatacaaAACATACgattttttgtgaaaataaagccattattgacattttttgtggttccctttattttgaaaagcatcgaattatattttggtaccagtaccaaaatattggt
This Entelurus aequoreus isolate RoL-2023_Sb linkage group LG05, RoL_Eaeq_v1.1, whole genome shotgun sequence DNA region includes the following protein-coding sequences:
- the ubtd2 gene encoding ubiquitin domain-containing protein 2, producing MGGCVGSHHDSSGSLNENSDGTGVALGRNQPLKRERPKWKSDYPMTEGQLRSKRDEFWDTAPAFEGRKEIWDALRAAASAFESHDHQLAQAILDGASITLPHGALTECYDELGNRYQLPVYCLSPPVNMIEERSDEPDGSDPDSGGADASAGGDGGAAGDFQLRLRLSTGRDLRLPVRSVDTVGMMKRRLQSQEGVAAATQRWFFSGRPLTDRLRLDQLNISRDYVVQVILSQPPSTPARRAETSGPDPAEEPRQEPTPVEN